The Melanotaenia boesemani isolate fMelBoe1 chromosome 11, fMelBoe1.pri, whole genome shotgun sequence genome includes the window GCCTGTGGGATGTGAGTTCTTCTGGAACTACAATGTGGGCTATGACTTATCTtaaattattatgttattttgctCGCCTCTGTGTAACCTAAGCATCAGATTCAATCTCAAAATCCCCCTCCCCTCCCAAAAACACCTCCACccttttttcatctttgctGTCTGAAGCACTCAAATGAGAAACTGTCAGGAGCCGTGATTTGTGCTAACTAGCTATCGATCGCTCCAGAGCTGCATGCCTTGTGTCCATGCAGGGAGGGctggaagagaagagaagagaagagaagagaagagaagagaagagaagagaagagaagagaagagaagagaagagaagagaagagaagagagtgttctgcatttaaacagtttctgatttttgattttttttttttttttatttctgattttatcaTGTTAATTTTGCAATCAGCCCAGGAGTAAACAAAATAACCAATGTGAGACAGTGAACGTGGCTGACTGCTTATAATAGTTTTGGTTTTCTACTCCAAAGTAATGATCATCACGGGTATTGATTTGGAAATGCCCAAGTTTTGATCACTCGAGATCAAATGAATATTTACACTGGTTCCTTATAAGTGAAGCGAACAGTGGGTCTAGATGGTAAGTTTAAGAGCTTTCTCCATGCCATGGCAAAAGTGTTACAACCCGACACCCTGCGTTGAATCTCATATAAACAATGTGCGTGAACGACGGAGCCCGCGCGATGCTCGCCCCCGCCCCTCTCTGCACCCGCACTGATCAGAACAAAGACGCGCTGGAGTCGCGGAAAGAGGTTCTGcgcaaatacatttaaatatacatgtgattatacATCTTGAAAGCCACAGGCCTCTAGCACAATACTAGTGTGAAATAACCCACACACAGGATGactatttaagttttttttgttgttgttgttgttggtttttttgtttgtttgtttgtttgtttgttttgtttttttttgtttttttttgtcctgcctGTGTATCCGTGATATGTTGCAACGAATATAGGTACAGACGTAAACGTtaaaaaatagataataaaaaaataaaaggaaaatgaaaatgaaaaaaattctgTGAAGAGTTACAACAAGAAAATGTTGCCAAAAATTGTTTTCTATATAAAacgtattaaaataaataaaaacagtgtaaTAACGatacaatataaatatacatttattattattattattattattattattattattattaagaagaagaagatgatgaagaaatCAATTCATCTGTATTTTGATTTGCGGCCGCCATGAGAACATTacaattaaaagataaatagcTGCCAAAGTCGCCTTGCAAATTACATCAACATCTATAAAAACGGTTTCTTTGACTTTAACTCAAAtccctttcctttttcttaaaaaaataattaacttgTTCTGATATTTTGATCCAGGTGATTTAGATCATTATTTCAAAACTATTTAAACGTGGCGTTGatcaaaaaaacacacacacatatcgaTCGGTTACATTTATAATTctattcttttttacttttttacttatCAGTTATTTCcgacatttaaaaaagtaatacaAATGAATTTCTGTAAGCATTTTAGGTAATCCTTGACCTCCTGTCCAGCCAATCCAAACTCAATCCACTTTCTCTTGCTCGGTATTATCCCATggtaatgacaaaaacaaacacgtAACAAGGCGAAGGAAACCCCGCTGCGCAAATGCATATCCTCAGAAAGCTATTAATCTTCTCAATGTAGTTGTTCACCCTGAAAACCGAGATAAAGAACCACAGgaaatgtttacttttcttcAGCTGTTCTTTTGAAGTGCCCTAGGCTACAATGAAAAAGCCTTTAATACTTTGTAAAGAAAACGCAGCGTTTACTTTGGTTATTAAGCTAGAATTTCTAAGATTTTTTATATTCATCTAAATCCTTTTACATTAAACATCTAAAAAGCTACATCAGTCgttttatatttcataaaatatgaatggtgcagctgttttttttccacatcaatTTGAGCAAAACCTGTTAAATTCAGAGTGAAATAGAGAAAGATGGTTTCTGCCTGCACAAAAGTCTTCTTTTACCATCTTACCTATTATGTGTGTTAAAATAATAGCATTTTATGAATTGTACAAGCAAACCCAATCACTGACGTAAGCTGAGTTggatgtgaaaaagaaagagagtaacagaaaaaagggaaagTCATTTACCTTCTTTACTGTTGTTTTGGCTTTTATTCTTTTCCCAGGGTCCCATGGCTTTGTCATCCTCTGACCCGTCCATCATGGCCTTGTCACTGGGCACGTACCAGGTGGCATGCTGCTCTGCCATGAGGGTGTCAAGGTCAATAGTGCCCATTGAGCCCTTCCCTGCATCCGGGCTGCAGCTTGCCAGCTCATTGTCTCCGTTCTGCGCGGGACAGTCACCACTCTTTTTGCCATTCTTCATGGCCATGGGCTGGTCTTCAGAGATACTGAACTGTTGACGCTGCAGCTGAATCTGAGCCTGCAGAATTTCCAGAGGATGGATTTCTTCCTGGCCAGAGGTGCTGGACGGGGTGCGTACCTGCTCCACCCCAGGAGTGCCCGGGTGGCTGACCCCACTGGCCCCTGTGCCCACACCAGCGTTCAGTCCATAGCTGTCTGGTGTCGAGGTAGTATGATTGTTAATGCCCACACCAAGGGGCTTTTGTCCATTTATCAATCCATGATCACTCCTTGGCATTTTAGGCGAGCCGATGATCATTGGGCTGCGATTAGGCTTAGTGGCAGAGGCCCCCCCTGCATCTGAGCTGGATGACACCTCATCCTCGTTGCCATAGTGGGTGCTGACATCGTCAGGAAAGTCCACTCTTGGtgagctgctgtcagacttGGCAGCAACACTTTGAATGCCACTGTCTAAAGAAGACATAAGGTCAGCCTGGTCCCCCAACATAAGGTCTGCTCCTTTCCCCCAAGAGGGTGACTGGAGGTGTTTTTCATGGGGCGTGCCCCCACCCCTCTCCCCAACGCCAGCCGAGGGGGTGTGCTGGCTTGGACTTACAACAGGGTTTCcattatcagaggaaaaaaaaattccaggGCTCACATGTCCActgtctctttttctcctccctctccctctcccaCTCCCTGTTGTTGCCTTCCCCTCACTGCACGGGGTAGCGTCCATGTTGTAGTTTGGGGAGAGGGCACTGGCTTCCCCCTGCACCGTCTGGTTTTGACTTGCAGGCTTAGAGTTGCTATTCCCAGTGCCAGGCATCTGGCTGTTCTGGGAAGTGCTGCTCTGAAAATATTCAGGACCAGCACTGCCAGTCCCATTAGATGTGCTGCTATTAATGTCCTGCTCTGTCTGACTTAGTTTCCTTTTGCCCTCATTTTGGTTCTTCTTGTTGAATGTTACATTAAGATTTGGGGCCCCTAGGCTAGCGATCATGTTCTGGCAGGCTGTGGACAGGGCTGCTAGGCAGCTCTGTCCGAAAACACTGTCTTTAGTGCTGGTTTTGGTGAAGTTCCCGAGGGACAGAGCTCCAAGCTTACTAACAGACGACCGCTGGCCTGGGGGGAACTCAGACTGAGGAGGGTAGCTCCCTGGTGAGGTATTCACCCCCTGAGGAGCACTGTGGGCTGGGCCCTGGCGATTAGCCCCCCCATAGGGAAATGGTGGCTGAGCCCCCATCGGAGGAGCAGGAAAGTCAGCTGGCCGCCTTTCTGCTGGTGCATTTGGATGTCCTGCTCCTGCTCCTGGAGACTGCATTTGTGAGACGTTGCCCATGTTGCCACTAAACTGTGAGTGCATGCCAGGGGAATGAAGGGCCTGCACAtgtccatctcctgctattCTCATGGGCTCCTGCATTCCTATTCCTGGCCTAAACATCATTCCAGCCCCATTCTGCTGTAGCCCCATGTCATGAGGCCCTGACTCATTACCTGCTCCACCCATACGCCGTGACATCATTTCTCCTGGTGGGTGGGACCCCTGAAACCAGGAGTTCTCCTGAGTTACATGAGGATTTTGTCCATCAATGTTGGGCATTCTGCCACTATTCTCCCTGTCAAAATTAGGCTGAGGCATGCTCCCGACTGGTGCCCCATGAGCCATTGGACCAGGAGGTACATCGCCGTGGTGACCCAACTGCTGTAGACTTGGCTGCCTCATCCTCTGCTGCTGGTTGCGAGAGGCCATCTGTTTTATCATCATGGCTGCATTCTGACGCTGCTGCAGAGACTGTGGCTCAGGTCCTGAGTGCTGCAGGGGGCCTGGTCCGAAACCTTCATTCACAGGTGGGGTGAACTCTCCTGGGAGGCCAGGGTAGGCAGTAGGGGAGAGGTGATTTTCCATACTGCCACACCAGCCTTCACCACCATGTGAATTAGGAAAATCAAATCTGGGCCTTTTTGCCATGTTCATATATGGAGAGTCAAAGTGTTGCAGCCTCTGATTTGGGGGCTGTTGGGAAGGAGGAGGACCTGGCTGTTGCATATTAAACATAGGGTCCCCATAGGGGTGCAAACCCCTATTTTCCAGTCTGTGAATGGGATATTCAAACTGGTTGTGTTGGCCAGGCATCATGACCCCTCCATCCAGAATGTTGGGGTTAGTGGAGCTGGGCTCAGGCTGAGGGGGCCGGGG containing:
- the mn1b gene encoding transcriptional activator MN1, whose protein sequence is MFGLEQFGSQINSRNTGQSERNLNQQRLNMGSHYKSPGFHAGGPPGAVEPGMGPMSEPLGLGLNMNMNGEPYGGFHPRGHPDMHAGGGLQQQQQQQGPMHGFFNNQQPHQGHPHGHQPHPHQHHPHFSGNFGGPEPGSSCLHGGRLMGYNNNGMGPQQGFGEGFDPLAEGQAGDGFSQQQQRPGNIPDFQHHGPPSGNHAVPAPCLPLDQSPNRAASFHGLPSSSSNSSESHGLEPRRMPTQGAVEGLDYNFPNEPPSGHFDVPVFSPSDSESQLPHFGPGRPVPGGNFPGNPGMPRTPGMQGISKGHQPPPPQPQQPQHGVFFERFGNGRKVPVGMEPGVNARHPLMQQQQQASMIARQNSCPPGLPRPPQPEPSSTNPNILDGGVMMPGQHNQFEYPIHRLENRGLHPYGDPMFNMQQPGPPPSQQPPNQRLQHFDSPYMNMAKRPRFDFPNSHGGEGWCGSMENHLSPTAYPGLPGEFTPPVNEGFGPGPLQHSGPEPQSLQQRQNAAMMIKQMASRNQQQRMRQPSLQQLGHHGDVPPGPMAHGAPVGSMPQPNFDRENSGRMPNIDGQNPHVTQENSWFQGSHPPGEMMSRRMGGAGNESGPHDMGLQQNGAGMMFRPGIGMQEPMRIAGDGHVQALHSPGMHSQFSGNMGNVSQMQSPGAGAGHPNAPAERRPADFPAPPMGAQPPFPYGGANRQGPAHSAPQGVNTSPGSYPPQSEFPPGQRSSVSKLGALSLGNFTKTSTKDSVFGQSCLAALSTACQNMIASLGAPNLNVTFNKKNQNEGKRKLSQTEQDINSSTSNGTGSAGPEYFQSSTSQNSQMPGTGNSNSKPASQNQTVQGEASALSPNYNMDATPCSEGKATTGSGRGRGRRKRDSGHVSPGIFFSSDNGNPVVSPSQHTPSAGVGERGGGTPHEKHLQSPSWGKGADLMLGDQADLMSSLDSGIQSVAAKSDSSSPRVDFPDDVSTHYGNEDEVSSSSDAGGASATKPNRSPMIIGSPKMPRSDHGLINGQKPLGVGINNHTTSTPDSYGLNAGVGTGASGVSHPGTPGVEQVRTPSSTSGQEEIHPLEILQAQIQLQRQQFSISEDQPMAMKNGKKSGDCPAQNGDNELASCSPDAGKGSMGTIDLDTLMAEQHATWYVPSDKAMMDGSEDDKAMGPWEKNKSQNNSKEESELSQSKAGAAAPGAGGGGGGGGGSSGGNHLQCLSVHCTDELGDSKGRGGPVSSWRSLHSDISNRFGTFVAALT